The Castanea sativa cultivar Marrone di Chiusa Pesio chromosome 11, ASM4071231v1 genome contains a region encoding:
- the LOC142616629 gene encoding uncharacterized protein LOC142616629, with the protein METLEKMGQPQLFLSLKRDLALAIQEVFVAEKFIEDTRKIARTELEVRMETEKSLGTALAENEKLTSEVAELRREKNGVESNLKTMKTQIEGQRKLLHARDEELSQAQKECSDLKKQLALMKEEASSFQLSLQAAKQEKYENLIPRIAQS; encoded by the exons atggagaccttggagaaaatgggccagccacaactattcctctccctaaaaagagacttagcgctg gctattcaggaggtctttgtagctgaaaagtttattgaagacactcggaaaatagccagaactgagctcgaagtcaggatggagactgagaagtctttgggcacagccctcgctgagaacgagaagctgacctcggaggtagcagagctgaggagagagaagaatggggtcgagtcaaacttgaagaccatgaagacccagatagaaggacagcgcaagctccttcatgcaagagatgaagagctctcccaagctcaaaaggagtgctcggatctgaagaagcagttggcgctgatgaaggaagaagccagttccttccaactctctcttcaagctgccaagcaggaaa aatATGAAAATCTAattccaaggattgcacaatcataa